The Manihot esculenta cultivar AM560-2 chromosome 8, M.esculenta_v8, whole genome shotgun sequence genomic interval TACTCTTATGTCTAGTAATTTTTacccatatttttattttaaaattatttttttatacagtaatagcttataaattaattattataattttattttattttattttatttttcaaaaaacatgttaaaatatattttagattttatttatttaaaaaaataatttatatttaaaaaatatttttaaaaaaattatttatgtggAAAATgcttttatagaaaaatattttttaataaaataattttttattatttaatttaaatttaaaatacatatatatatatatatatatatatatatatatatatatattaataaaatttatatatatgtctTGCTAAGAATTTTAAcatgtgaaaaatatatttttttaacagtagaagttatttttttaaaatgatttaattttttcaagtaTTCAAACACTAAAAAATAACTCCTTgatgaaaaaaaaagggaatGCGCCCACAAGCCCTAGTGCCTTTCAGGAGCGGGTTACAACtcatataagaaaaaaaattagacaacggataatttaaaaatacaaatattaattaattaattataaatttataagattCAGAAGTTAAATGTTAATAACAAAAATTTAGGATTATAATTaccttttatataaaattataagtgctaaattgtatattaaaaaattttctgaagtaattagtatattttagcAAAATATTTAGAAGGTGCGTGGTTAAAAGGGTAAAAAGTTTAAATGagtctcttaatttttattaaatttcaaataagttTAGTTTACTTTGTTTAagtaaataaaatcttaaaatttatatttaagttcatataaattaaaatttaatgagatattattaataatctcgataaaaattcataattcattttgtaaaattaatctgtttaattttttttaaaaaaatcttaatcaatttattttcatcTAGACAAACTaaatatatcattaaaattataaaaattaataatatttttttaataaaatgattaaaaattggaggtaattttaattttatttttattatagaaaaatattaattttttatttctaaaaatatattaaaatattattaaaattttaaaaaatttattaatttattttaactgttaaatattataaaaaatctaaaatgttttaaatatgataaaattaattagtaaaatttttataaaattgaacgaatcaattaatttattattttaaattataagatttaaatagtaaaatatttagtgattaaaactaataaaatgaataattaatatattttttaaaaattaatgattttataatataatttttaaaatcaaagaattgacttgtgaatttttttatatttatataaattaaataataaagttttttaaaaataaattatttaaaaggtCAATTAATTGAAATcgctaaatttttatattattttatattttaatttaatatttatattttagatGAATTcacttaatatttatattttattataagtttaattaattttaaaaataaaataagagagacattgcaaaatatatttatttttctatattttaaatataaatcagttaactcatttttatttataattaattaatatatttaattttaaaaataatagtaatttaactattattaaGTACACAgtatttgtatatgattttaattttaaatggattctattttataaaaataagtataaatattttataatagatatattattattattttagattacaTGTCATGTGCtataaaatattcattaaagtaaaattaatcATCGTTAAAAGTATTAATTGTATATTCAATAACTAAAGTGatcaaaattatatcaaaatgtaaattttgagataatatatctaaaatttaaactttaaattaaaatataaaataattaggtCTTTTCTGCTAAGTGGTCATTTTGAAAAGATAAAGACTAACTAATTAAGTTTGATAAACTAGAAGGACCTAATAATAATTAACCCAAAGAATAAAGTGAAACTCCTCTTTAGCTAGTCAATTGCCTAACCTCTTCTTCCTTTCCCCTCTGTGACGCCATCTCCAGCTTGAGGTACGATTTCCTCCTGCATTTCCTTCAGTTCTATAGATTTATACGTAATTTCATTCTCATCTGTCATGTCTACCTCAATTAGTCAATTCTCAGATGGGTTTAGTGAATTCTGTGGAGGTTCATGTTGGTATTGGTTTTTCCATGTTAAAGTTTACAGTTGTCCCAAATATTTGGATATTTCTATTAAGATATTGAAGCTTTTTCAGGGTTTAACACGAGTTTTTGATCTTATAACTTGGGATTTTAGTGCTTTTTATTTGTTTGGGTTGAAATTAATGATTGTTGTTTGTCGATTAGGTGTTTGATATTTTGCTTAAATGAGGTTGTGTTCTCTAGGCAAACCATATGTTGAAAATGAATTTGTGATTGAGGGTTAGTTTTGAGGCGTGGATGCTTAGTTATAGTTATGCACTTTTTACGAGTGATTTGTTGGACAAGGTATGAATCTTTTGAAGAGCAATGGATTTGAATCTGATGAAACAATTAATCATTTCTACTTGTGGTATTTGATAAAGAAATGAACAAAATTAAGGAGAATTCAGAATTTGTAAGTAGGTGATAATATGTGATTTCATAACTTGCACTGTTGCTCATAAAAGTGTACATATAACAATTGGGTGATGAGCATATCTTCAACTGTTCATAACTCTCTTCATAAAAGCTTATTCATTGGATCATTTGATTTGTTATGCAACTGGATTTCCAATTAGAAGCCTACAGAAATTCTTCTTTACTCTTCATCTTTATTGGAATATGAGAATGATTCAATAAATGTGTTAAATGTTtgttatgaaatttaaaaactaatatTGTTATGTGTAGAAACTACATTTTTTATGTTGTTTGAGTCCTAACTTCCAGTGATTTGAAGTTATTCTGATGGCTTTAATTTCATCTATTCTAATTCATTCCTTGGAGATTATGTTAGTCATTATCTGACATCTCCTAGTAGATGACAAGATAGGGTTATATTTTGGGTTATTAATATTTCAGATTTCATGATAAAATATGTCGGGGAttatttcaaatctccaagcaAAGCCACATCTGGATTCAGATAGCGTATTCTCAAAGTCCTAAACTCTACTTTTGTGTCTTCTCTCTTTTGCAGAAGATTTCATTTTTGACGATGTCATATTTTAATCACCTTTTAAGCAATATCCAAAGTGAAGATTCAATATTAGTGAGACAtatttttgcttctttttcagGTCAGAAGTTACTTTCATGAAGTATCTATTGTAGCCAGTCACTAAGACTGCATAGCACTGTTGATTCAGAGACCGAAATTGACTTGTGTGAATTGGCAAAAATGACAGATTTATACAGTTACACAGCCTGCAGACAATTATCTCAGATGTTTTTGGCCATTATCTTCTTTCATATTTCTGAATACATTCTAGCAGTTGCCATTCATGGGAAATCAAATGTTACACTCAAGTCACTTTTGATCAGCAAGAATTACCTGCTGGCAATGATATTTTCATTGCTTGAATACTTTGTCGAAATTTCATTGTTTCCTGCATTAAAGGAATATTGGTGGGTTAGTAACTTGGGCCTTGCACTTGTCTTAATTGGGGAACTTATTCGAAAAATGGCAATTATAACAGCTGGGCAGTCCTTCACGCATCTTATCAAGATTTATCATGAAGAGCATCACAAGCTAATTACTCATGGGATCTATAGATTTGTTCGTCATCCAGGATATGCTGGTTTCTTCATATGGTCAGTTAGCACTCAGATAATGCTGTGTAATCCCATATCAACCATTGGATTTGCAGTTGTTGTCTGGCGCTTCTTTGCAGAGAGGATACCATACGAAGAGTATTTCTTGAGACATTTTTTTGGGTCTCAGTATGAGGAATATGCTCAGCGAACTCCTTCTGGGGTTCCATTTGTCAAGTGAAGACCTTAATGAACTTGTGGCACACTTGCATCCATGTAACCAATGTTAATCTAATATGCATCTCAAGGAACGCATATAAAAACTGCAGTGCTGTTCTCTCAAGATGATTCCGAACTCATCCAAAACTGAACTGATCAACCATAGGTAAGTTATCTCTGTATGTTATGGCTTTGTGCTAGCTGCACTGGTATATGCCTTGGATTGGAATGCTTGCGGTTGATTATTTTGGATAATAAACCATTGCAAAAGGAGTTATTgcattgagttttttttttttttttaaaaagttgttGAACATCTATAGGTTGTAATGATGCAAGCTCCATATGTTTGAAACTATGGTCACTAAAAGTAGGTGTAAAGTTTATTATATCTGTTAGTAATGATTAACAATTTTTTAGAAACCTGCATTACTGAGGTGATGATAACATCAGAAGTACCCTCAAAAAGGCTATCAAATTCTTTAAAGAAAACGGAATATCTTACCaattgatcagaaaaaaatcctGATGAAATTCCATTGTTAGATCTTGAAAAGAGCAAGGAAAAAGGATCATTCATGATGAATCATCAGAGAGTTCTGCAGTATGAACTGCCTGCGTTTTAGCCTCAATGGAGATATCTGAAATGTGCGATAGTGGGTATGAAGTTGTggttttaatctattttttttcaaaaatattactCCTCTTACAATGATAGACTCACTTGCTATGATAAATGGCTGAtgtgattaaaaaaaatcttataagcATATgggaataataaaaatttaaataaattataatcttGGTATATTCATTAAtaggttaaattaaattaaattcattaattttagtatttgaCTTGTGAGTTTAAGTTATATATTTGTTTCTCGTcttacaaaaattaatttattaattatttttttaacttttcaatatatattaaatacgagtgtattaaaaattttaatcatacattatcatgaaaaagaaaattttttatatttaaaacggaaaaaaaatagtaaaaaataaagttagtaTAAACTTAATTTTTCACAGAAATAAAACCAGTTAAAACCTTACTCAAATGATAAATAAATtcattgtaattttttaattaattaaacttatatatttttatttcagaatTAAATAAGTCATAATTTATTCTTTCAAAAAAAAgtcataatttaatataatatttacaataataaaatattcttataatttgaaatattcaaaaattaatattttcattaacgtaaaattaaaaagtactaGAATAATTGttaaaactttattattataaaaaatattttttattaaaaatgatattatattaaatcagaatttatttaataattaaaaaaatataaagtggcaaaaaaattatttgacaattcaataaaaatatagtgattaattaaacttatttccatttttttaattataatttgttCATGCTATAAACGGCAGCCTTAGGGCACAAAAGAGCAAATTAAATTACGATAGTACCCACCTATAATTCCACCAAAGTTGGGGCAAAATTGTAAATAAATATCACACTGTTCTTTAAAAACCTAAATATCCGCCAGTCTTTTCTCGCCTTGCAAGAGCTGCAACAAGAACTACGAGCGGCCGCTCTTCCTATCAGCCCAGGTTCGGTCTCCTTCACTTCCTCTCCTCTGTCGCTCGCTCTCTTAGTATGCTGCCCATTTAATATTACCCTTTGGCAATCTTCGCTTGTTGCTTTGAATTTATATCTGGGTAGGTTTTAGAATTTGCTTTTGGGTTTGATATTGGTGGATCTGAAGATATATACTTTATATCGTTTTGCTTCGAAAGGTGTGTTTTATTGGATTTTAGCtttcttcaaaactttcaaGTTCAGATGATGTTTGTCTAGTATATGCGGGAAAAGTAAATATAATGAGATTGTTTaagtttattttctattataacTATTGAAGTACTAGCTTGGATTCTCTGCTGAGCAAGTGTTGTGCATTGGATTGTTATATTAAGATTCCGTTTGGCATTGAAACACTTTGATAAACATTTTAGTAAcagatattaaattttgatttgaaaCGAGTTTTTGACATCTTTTAGTTATAagaataaaataacaaaatagcttTTTTAAACTGTTCTTTTCAATAGCTTCTAATGATGATGCCGTGTTTTGGCCTACAACCTCAATCCTAAACTTCTTTTTTTAAAGTATTATGCATCAGAATTTCCTTTTTAACCCAACACTTTAGATTGATGATAAGATATACCTTCTACAAAATGGGATGGCCAAATTTTTATCCTGCAGATTTCTTTAGCTGCTAAGGGTCGGAGTATGTGTGTGTATACAGTGATGTGTTTGAACTGGTCCTTTTTAGAATTTCCCTTTGACCTGCATTTGGTTTCCTGCAGGATGGATGCTCAAATTAAGCATGCTGTGGTGGTAAAAGTA includes:
- the LOC110620247 gene encoding protein-S-isoprenylcysteine O-methyltransferase B isoform X1; amino-acid sequence: MSYFNHLLSNIQSEDSILVRHIFASFSDLYSYTACRQLSQMFLAIIFFHISEYILAVAIHGKSNVTLKSLLISKNYLLAMIFSLLEYFVEISLFPALKEYWWVSNLGLALVLIGELIRKMAIITAGQSFTHLIKIYHEEHHKLITHGIYRFVRHPGYAGFFIWSVSTQIMLCNPISTIGFAVVVWRFFAERIPYEEYFLRHFFGSQYEEYAQRTPSGVPFVK
- the LOC110620247 gene encoding protein-S-isoprenylcysteine O-methyltransferase B isoform X2, with translation MTDLYSYTACRQLSQMFLAIIFFHISEYILAVAIHGKSNVTLKSLLISKNYLLAMIFSLLEYFVEISLFPALKEYWWVSNLGLALVLIGELIRKMAIITAGQSFTHLIKIYHEEHHKLITHGIYRFVRHPGYAGFFIWSVSTQIMLCNPISTIGFAVVVWRFFAERIPYEEYFLRHFFGSQYEEYAQRTPSGVPFVK